Below is a window of Flavobacterium sp. CFS9 DNA.
AATTTATAATGTTGTTACAGGTTAATAACCGAATAAGATTTAGCAACGCTAAAATGATTATGGCATCTGAAAGTCTTCTTAATATCAGATTTTCAAAAAATACAGCTCCCATTATTGCAGTCATCAGACTAACTGTACAAAACAGAATCTTAAAAACAGCTAATTTTTTCTTCATTTTTCTATGTTATTTAATGTTGCTTTAAAAAAAAGGTATTTTTTACGTTAGGCAATTCTTAATACTTCTTACCCATTCCTATTCCTAAAAAATCCGGCTTTTAAACGTTGGCAAAGTTGATTATTTATATTCATAAGTTTTTATTTATATTTGTAATGACTTACATCAAATATTTTTATGAATTATACTTTACATCAGCTTCAGATTTTTCTAAAAGTTGTTCAAACAGAGAGTGTCACCAAAGCGGCAGAAGAGCTCCATTTGACGCAGCCTGCAGTTTCTATTCAGCTTAAGAATCTTCAGGATCAGTTTGATATTCCTTTAACTGAAGTAGTGAGCCGACGGTTGTGCATTACCGATTTTGGAAGGGAGATTGCAGAAATTGCAGAGAAAATAGTAAGTCAGGTCGAGGCTATCAACTTCAAAACAATGGCTTACAAAGGACAATTGACGGGAAAACTAAAAATTTCTGTTGTGTCAACGGGCAAATATGTGATGCCTTATTTTTTAACCGATTTCATTAAGGAACATCCGGGAATTGAACTGCAAATGGATGTGACCAATAAAAGTAAAGTGATTAGCAGTTTAGAAAAAAACGAAGTGGATTTTGCTTTGGTGTCTATTCTTCCTTCGAACTTAAATATCGAAAAATTAGATTTACTGCAAAACAAACTGTATCTGGTAAGCAACACTCAAACGAAATTCGGGAACACTAAAAACTCACAGGAGGTATTTAAAAATATGCCTTTGATTTTTAGGGAAAAAGGATCGGGTACACGTCAAACGATGGAGCGTTTTATTGACCGAAATGCTATTGTTGTCGAGAAAAAAATGGAACTCACCTCTAATGAAGCGGTTAAACAGGCTGTAATTGCGGGCTTAGGCTGCTCTGTTATGCCTTTAATCGGAATCAAGAATGAATTGCATCAGCATCAGCTGCAAATTATTCCGTTTAAAGGGTTGCCTATTAAAACGACATGGAGTTTAATATGGCTGAAAGGAAAAGGACATTCTCCTGTTTCTGCGTCGCTTCTGGAATATATGAAACAGGAAAAAGACAGTATAGTGAAAGATAAATTCGGCTGGTATGAAGGATCGTAAACGGATACTAAAGTACTAAACATAAAATATCATTATTCTACTAAAAATTATTTTGAGTATATAATTAAATAAAAAGAGAGAGGCTGTCAAATTGTATCTGACAACCTCTCTCTTTTTTAGATTGCTTCGCCTGTTCGCTATCGCCCGGGTCTGCAGATTTTGCAGATTTTTTTTGCTTCATTATCTGCTGAAGCTCTTTGGAATTTTAATATCTTTTTAAAATAGGAATCCCCAATACTGGAAATAAATGCCTACTAGCAGCAGCGAAAACAAAATTGTCGCCATAATTCCAGTATTTGAGATGAACTTCAATTTAAGAATAAAATAAAGTATCGAAATCAGGGTAAACACAATAAAGATCCATTGTATTAAAAATAGGTAATTAAACTGATTTGGAATTCCGAATGCAAGTATATAGAAGTTATTCTCGGCTGTCTGGTTTATCGCTAAAACAAATCCAATGAAAGTAAACAAACCTAATAAAGAGGTGATTATGATTAATGATTTCAAAATTTTATCCGGTGTTTTCTCTTCTCTTTTTCTAATGAGCACATAAGCAAAAATAAAAATGGAGATCAGGGCGATAATCAAAGCGGTGAAAAAAGGCGCAAAAAAGAGCAGATTAAACTCGTTTAGACTATTGGCAAAATTCGAAATTCCACCACTGATTTTTATATTGGTCACAAAATGAACTTTATTATCTGTATCAAATTCCTTTGTATTAGGTCTTTGAAGCGGATTCTTTATAAATTCTTCAGCGATTTGCACTCCTACTAACGAAAATCCCGGTGTATGGCCCGAAATTGGGGCGTTTACCAAAAATGCATTTTTAAATCTGTCTACGGTAATTTTACCATTTAAGGCCGGTGTTATCGGATCAAACGCTCCTGCAAATACTAATACCGGGATTGTTAATTTGGACAGGTTGGATAAATTTACCAAGGCAGGCTGTTTATTTACTCCCAGATTCCATTTATCACAAACTACAAAATCTGATTTGTAAAAGGAAAGTCCTCCTTTCAGTTCTTTGTAATTACGTGCGTTCTTATTAAACTCTGAAATTGAATTGTTTGGAACAGCTTCATTACAGCTCACACAATAATACTGTCCATAATCTAAGCCTAAAGCTCCTGAAAAAGCTGCTACCAATGAACTTAAAGTACTTTTGTTTCCTTTATTAAATTCGGTAATTAATAATGGAATTACTTCTATCAGTCTTTTTTGATACAATGACTGTTGAATTGCAATTTTAAAATCTTCAGCATTATAAGTAAACGTCCCACTTGGAATTATTCTTTGATCGACCTTAACGGTGATAGGTTTTTTTTCCAGTTTTTTAATGGTTTCATAATAGGCGGCTTGCAAATTAGGGTATTGCTGGTTGCAATTAGGATCATTTTCGCAGGCACTAAAAACCTTTTTAAGACTGCTCATATAATTCTCTGTATTGCGATTGTAATATTGAGAAATATCTGAAATGGAAGAATCCAGTGTTAATGATTTAATATCTTCAGGGAAATCATTTGCATAAACCTGTGCAGTATAAGTACCGTACGAAACCCCATAAACATTCCATTTGTCATATTTCAGAGCATTTTTTAAGGCGTTTAAATCTTTAACTATAGACTTGCTATTATAGGCACTTATGTCAATATCTCTGCTCAATAAATCTTGTTTGCACTCTAATGATACCATTGTTTTTTGCTGTTCGTCCTGTGTGCTGTTTTGATTTTTTGCTAATATTTCTAAGAATTTTTTACCCAGGTCCGGACAGAATTTTGGCAGGGAGCGACCCGTTCCTCTCACATCAAACAAGACAATGTCGCTGTTTTTTCTTAACGGATGATCTAACCAGGCCCATATTCCTTCGATACCACCTGATCCCGGTCCTCCATCGATGTATACCACCGGGTTTGAATCTTTGCTTTTTGAAATGCTTTTTAAAACTGCCACTGCAATTTTAACTGTTTTCCCTGTTGGTTTCTCCCAGTTTTCAGGAACGGTTAAAAATGCCCATTCTATATTTTCCTTAGAGAGATTTTGATCTTCAGGAAAAAAGGTCTTTACTCTCTCTAACGTAAAAGCTTTCGCTTGAGCAAATGCAAAGTTTGGTACAATCAATAGTAATAAAAACAGACTTATTATTTTTTTCATTTTGGTTGAATTAAATTGTTAGGTTTATAGTATGATTCTTTTCAGGTAAATTTTTGTGGCATCTGTTTTTAAAGAGATGTGGCATTTGTAGTTTTTATCTATTTTTACTTCGCTTAAATAATATTTTTCTCCGTTGATTTCGGTTATATTATCTAAAACTTCAAATGATTTCAACGGAACGATCAGACCATGTCCCTGAGCTTTCAGAACAGCTTCTTTCTGTGTCCAATACTCAAAAAAGGCTTCTTTTTTATTGTCAGACAGGACAATCTTGTTCCATTCTATTTCTGTCATTTGCGATTTAAAATCAGCTGTTTCAATATCAGTTATAATCTCAACATCAATCCCAACTTCATGCTGATCGCTTAAGGCGCAAACCACGATATCTCCTGAATGTGAAATATTAAAAAGAACCGGATTATCTTCAAAATAAGGTTTGTTATAAAGGGTTTGCATGATCTCTTTAGCATCAGGCTTCTGCTTATAGGTTTCTTCGATTCCTTTAAACAGGAGTATCCGTCCTAAAAGCGATAATTGTGCATCCTGCCATCTTCGATAACGCATAATTTTATCCTGATAATCGGCCGGAAATTTCGGCAAATCATTCTGCAGCAAACTCTGATGTTTTTCTTCAGACAGGTAAGAGTAATAAATATGTATCAAAAGTACTGGGGTTTTAGTCGTTAAAAACGTTTAAAAATTAAAGTCAAAATCGGTTTCCTGAAGTTTCGCTGTATTCACTAAAGGATATTCAATTTCTGATACTTTAACCGAAGGGTTTTCTATTATTTGAGACCACAAATTTTTAAACGTAGCGAGAAGAAATTGTATGCTGATTTCTTCATATTTATTCTTATCGTATGAAACGCTGATTTTTAGAGTATTGCCACTTTCAAAAAAATTAAACAACAAAGGAAATCTGCTGTAATTGGTATCGGCAGTCACGTATTTTAATTCAGCATGATCCATTTTAATCGTTTCCTGAAAGGAGAAATCGGGATTCTGATAGCTTACTAAAACATCAAACAGCGTTTCTTTTTTGAGTTGTGATGGAAAATCCTGATGTGCATTGATTAAGAGAACGTCTTCCTGAACTTGTTTTAAGAGTGCTAAAAAACTGATGTCTTCGTTTAACCGAACACGAAGGGGCAGCGTTTTTACAAACATTCCTATCATTGTTGCGATATCTGCATTGTTTCTTCCGGCATTAACGGTTCCAATTACAATATCTTTGTGATCGTTAATTTTATAAATGAGCACATTCAAAAGCGAAACAATCGTATTATAAAGCGTACTTTTTTGTTCCTGAGCGAAATTTTTCAACGCTTTTGTATCCTCAATGGTAAACTCATCATCATAATACGCTCCGTTTTGCAATGGCCCGTTTTGATCAAAATCTCTATTGATCGTTTCTTTGATACTGTATCCATCCAAATATCTTTGCCAAAAATCGAAAGTGGTTTTGTCGTCTTTTTCAGAAGTTAACCAAGCTGTATAGTCTTTAAACTGAATACCTGAATTTTTAATTAAGGAGTCAGGATGATTGTATTTTTGAATAAACTCTTTGGTAAAAAATTCTAATGAAACTCCATCCATAATAATATGATGGGTACAAAAAACCAACGATGATGTTGTCTCTCCCGTTTGTACAAGCAGCATTCTTACCAATAAATCATGCTCTAAATCAAACGGTGTTTCTATATATCGCTGAATAGTCGGCTCTTTTTGCTCGTTATCAACCTGTAGCTGAGTGATTTTAAAAGCGATATCCTCTTGTTTCGCTATTTTTTGAAACACGGCTCCTTTACTTTCTACAAAATTGGTTCGAAGGATTTCATTTTCAAAAATTAACTGAGACATCGCATGATTGATTTTATCCGGAAATACGGTCCCATTAATCTCAAAAACGGCTACCATGTTATAAGCAATCGATTTTTGCTGATCCTGACTGGCTACCCATAATTCTTGCTGTGAAGCTGTTATTGCAAAATCACTTTTAAGGGTTGTAAATGGTATACCCGATTTGCCATTGGGTTTTAAAGCCACCAAATGATCTGCCATTTGTCTGATTGTTGGATAATCGAAAATCATTTTCAGGTTAACGTCGTACCCAAGATTTTTTGCTATTGCCCCCGCCAATCTAACTGCGTTTAGGGAATGTCCTCCAAGTGCAAAGAAATTGTCATTGGTACTGATTTCATTTTTACTGTTTAAAATTTCTTTCCAATAAGCTGCCAGTTTTTTCTCTAAATCGGAATCCGGCGCTTTAAAATCATCGTCTATTGTATCATGTTCGATGGCTCTTTGCGCTAAATTTTTCCTGTCTATTTTTTGATTCGGTGTCAGCGGAAATTCTTTCAAAAGAACAATTGTATTTGGAATCATATAGTATGGAAGATGCATTTTTAATATGGCTAAAATTTCTCTTGTATCCGTTATCTCTTCCGTTTTTACAATATACGCTACTAAAAAAGCTTCCTGATGGTTCTCTTTTTTTTCAATTACAACCGATTCTTTTATTCCGGAAATCTGATTCAAATGCGATTCGATATCTCCCAGTTCGATTCGATAACCTCTAATTTTGACCTGATTGTCGTTTCGTCCTAAAAATTCAATTTCTCCTTTATCGTTCCATCGACCCACATCTCCTGTTTCGTATAATAAACCATTCGTCTGAAACGGATTTTTTATGAATTTTTCCTGAGTTAATATGGCATTTTTATAATATCCTTTTGCCAATCCATCTCCGGCAATATAAATTGCTCCGGGAGTTCCAATTGGTTTTGGACTTAAAAATGAATCGAGTATGTAAATTTGTGTGTTGTGGATTGGTTTTCCAATGTTCGATGCTTCTTTTGGATGTTCCAGTTTTTTTAAACTTGACCAAATGGTGGTTTCTGTCGGACCATACATGTTCCAAACTTCTAAACAATGACTGATTAGCTTTTCGGCCAATGCTTCGCTTAACAAATCTCCGCCGCAAAGTACTTTTAATCGTTTGTCTCCGTTCCAATCGGCATTGAAGAGCATTTGGTAAAAACTTGGTGTTGCCTGAATTATGGTGGGTTGAATCTCCTCTATTTTTTGGATAACAACTGTTGGATCTGCTAAAATTTTCTGATTAGCAATGTATAAAGAGGCTCCCGACAATAACGGTACAAAAAACTCTAAAATTGAAATATCAAAGGAATAAGTTGTAACCGAAAACAATACATCGTTCGGCCTCACACCTGGCTCCTGCAGCATACTGGTTAGGAAATTCAACAGGGACTGATGTCCTATTTCAACTCCTTTCGGATTGCCTGTTGAACCTGATGTGTAAAGAATGTAAGCGGTATCTTCAGGGGAAACCTTCAAAGGCAGCTTTCCTTCTAGTCCCGCTGTCTTTTCCAGGATCGTCTCTAAAGATAGTACCTGCACCTCATCGTTTGTATTCAGCACATAACCTTTTTCATTGACAAGCAATTTAACCTGACTGTTTTCAATAATGTAATTCAATCGGTCCTCAGGGAAGGACGGATCTAGCGGAATATAAGCTCTGCCTGCTTTTAGTATTCCTAATAAAACAATGACAATATTTGCCGAACGTCCTAATAAAACTGCTATTGGTGATTTGTCCTCTTGTCCATAATTAGTTATTAAGTATTCCGCAATTTGACCTGATAATTGGTCCAGTTCGGCGTAGGTATAATTTTTGTGATCGTCTTTCAGGGCTCCTTTTGTGCCAAACTTTATCACCTGATCCTGAAACACATCCAGAATGGTATTCTCTTTTTGATAGTCAGCTTTTGTGGTATTAAAGGTTTCTACAACCTGCCGCTTTTCGTCTTCTCCCAAATAGTTTAATTCTTTTAAAACCTGATCAGGAGCATCTAAAATAGCGTGAATTAAATTCTCAAATTGATGAACGACCTGTGTGATTTGTGCCTCTGTAAAATAATTTAAATTGTAATCGAAGTCAATTTTTACGTCTTCGTCTTCATCAAATTCTCTGATATAAATGGCTAAAGCTACCCGTTCGGATTTATGTGTGAGTGGAATTACTTGTGTATGGGTATGAAAAAAATCATTAGAATAATTCTGTTTTTCATAAGAAAGTGTAATATTGAACAGTCTTTCCTTTTCGTTAAAAACCTGAAGTTCCTGAATTAACTTGCCTAACGGGAAACGCTGATGGCGATAATCATGTCTTAGGGTAGTTTTTATTTCTGCAATTAATTCTTCAAAAGAAGCTTCAAAATCGATCGAAATTCTTAGTGGGGATACGCCCATAAAAAGACCAACTGTTTTTTTGTAACTGGCTTTGCTTCTGTTTAAAACTGGTAGTCCGATGGCAAAATCATTATTCTGGTGTTTTCTGCCAAAATAGGCGTACAAAATAGCCAGAATGACGTTAAAAGTAGAACACTTATAACGTACTGCTAACGAATTTAACTGATTGTACACTTCTCTTTTGATCACTAATTCTTTTCGATCACTCTCGTTGATTTGAATGTTATCTTCTAATTTATCAAACAAGTTCTGAGGTAAGGACTCAAACTTTTTTGTCCAATAGATTTTGTCCTGATGGTACGATTCTGATTGCTGATAAGCGGCATCATCAGCTGCAAAGTCTTTGTAGCTAAACGGATATATGGTTTGAATTTTCCCATGTTCGAGAATCTCATTGTAATTCTGTACCAATCTCTGGAACATTAACGACGTGCCCCAGCCATCGGTTATGATATGATGGTAAACAGAAAATAAATAATGAAAATTTTCCTGAACTTTAACAAGTGTAAAAACATGCAGAAGGTGCTCTCCAAATAAATCAAAAGGCTTTGCAAACTCTTCCTGCATGTACACATTTGCAGCCTCAAAAGGCTCTACAGATTGAGAAAAATCAACAAATCCCAGAGTTGAATTATGACCTTCAACAATTTTAATCCGAACATTTTCATGTTTACTGGTAAGTATACTTCTATACGAATCATGCTGATCAATTAAGGCCACGTATGCTTTTTGAAATGCATCATGGTTTATTTGTCCTTTAATTTTAATCTTAGCTCCAATGTTATAGATGGGTTCATTGGGATATAATAACTGCTCGAAATAAACATCTTGCTGAGGAAGGGTAAGTTTCATTTTAAAATATTTTTACGCAATTAGAACTAAATGATATCTTGTTTCGTTTAATTTTCAGGAACTAAACAAATTGATTTTTCCAATCTGGAACTTAAAAAAAGAAGAATTATTTAACGTGGGGCTGGTGTAAGGAAATGTATTTGCCTTGTAATAATCAAAGATTTATTTCTTTTGAAAAATAGGATGCCATAGGTATTTCGCTTTATAAATATATCGTTATGGATATTTCGCTATACATATATCGCTCCTTCGGAGCTTAATTTAAAATTTTATTTTCAGAATAAAACATAAATAAAAAAATCCGTGTTGATCCGCGTTTTCGCTTTAGCGAATCTGTTTAATCCGTATGCTAAGTTTGCACACCTTAATTATGCCCAGAATAGCTCTTTACTGTATTCTTTTGATTTATCGACTTTTACCTCTGTCTCTATTTTACCGTAATTGAATTTTATAATTCGGTCTGCCAGATGGAAATAGGCGTCATCGTGTGTTACTGCAATGATTGTTTTGCCTTCTGCTTTTAACTTTGGGATAAGCTCTTCGTAGAAAAACTTTCTGAAATACGGATCCTGATCAGCAGCCCATTCATCTAAAACGAGAATTGGTTTTTTCTCCATTAAGGCAAAAATCAGGGACATTCTTTTACTTTGTCCTTTGGAGAATTTTCTTCTGGCAGAGCTCTCTTTATCATCCAAAATGACTTTGTCCAGCTTCATCATTTCTAATAACTGTTTGTATTCGGGATTGTTTTCAACGGTGTACTCTTCATAATTATGAGAAAATATATGATCGTCTGTGAACACGGCTGCAATTAAATTTTGATTTTCCTGACCGGACTCTGTTTCTTTTCCGTTTAAAAGGATTTCTCCTTTAGAAGGGGTGTACAATCCGGTGAAGGTATTGATAAAAGTACTTTTTCCCGAACCGTTTCCACCTACAATAAAGATGGTCTCTCCTTCATTAATGGCTAAGTTTATTGGTCCTAATGCAAAAGCGCTGTCGTTGGAATCGCTATTGTATGAAAAATGTATGTCTTTGAATTCGATACTTTCAAAAGAAGTATTAGCAATTGGCAATTGTTTTTTTACCTCTTCATCTACTTCAAAATCTTTTAAGAAATCCTTAATTCTTTTATTGGCCACGATAAAACGTGTATAGGTTTGCTGTAAGTTTATCAGGTTATTTATTGGTCCTGAGATGAATAAAACAATCACCACATAGGCTATCACATCAGACTGACTCAATAATCCCCATGACGGTAATACAAACAAAATGGTCGCAATAATGGCATATAAACCATACTGACTAATAAGATTAATGGACAAGAAGATATAACTGATTTTAAAATCTAATTCACCTGCCTGGTCCCGATTCGGAATTAAGAATCTATTCATTAGATTTTCAGCTCTGAAAAAGCTTAGTTTTAATTTTTTAAACCCTTTCATAACATCGTCCACGTACTTGTAATAGTCGTCGTTGTATTCTCTGAGACTGGTTACTTTTTTAGACATAGAGTTGATTACAACAAAATAGGAAGCGGCAACGGCTATAATTAATACTACCACAATAAGAGCAGAACTTACCGAAATGGTAAACATATAGATCAAACAAAGCACTAACATTAAAACGGAATTTACGGTATGAGTTACGGTATAAGGCAAAAGCCCAAACACCCGTAAATCTTCTACGACGGTAAAAAAACGCTGAGAACCTAAATTTTCTAGTTTTATAAGTGAAGTTTGAAGTATTTTTGAGAATATTGTTTTCTCGTTGTCGTACAACATTTTAAAGGAAAACTCATTGAGTCCTTTCTGAAAAATGATGTTTAGCAGATACGTATATACAACAATTGCAAAAAAAACCATTCCGGTATAATCCGTCATAAACGACTTGTTGCCTGACAAAGTATTGTTTATAATGTACACTATTCCGAAACTAAGAATTGTATTTGGTAAAGCATAGGCTGCCAGAAGAATTGAATTTTTTAGTGATATTTTAAACATCTTAAAAGTTTTTGTTGTGGTTGATAAAGTCTAATAGAGATTGTAACCCTTTTTAAATTCGGATTCTGAAATTAACCTGAAAATTAAATGCTGTTTTTAGATGCCGGGTAAGAATCAGCAACTAGAAAAGATAAACGATTATGATTTACTTGATTCTGTTCTTTTCGGTATCGATACTGTTATTTTCTCTCTCCTGAGTAGTCATCTTATCTCCAAAATTATAGGTAAACGATAGTCTGACCTGTCTCGTATTCGATAATGTTCGGAAGTCTGCATTTGCATTGACCAGATTATTAATTTGTCCTTTGGTGATATAGGTTCTGAAGATGTCCATCCCTATTAACTTAAGTGAACTTCTGTTTGAAAGTTTTTTACTTATTGTCACATCCAAAAACCAGTAAGGATCCAACGTAAATTGAGCAACATAAGCTTTCCCAACATATCGTCCAAAAAGTTCGATGTTGTAATCTTTTTTCAGTTTTACCTGCAGTACTGGATCGATTCTAAAATTATAGCCGTACGTGTGCAGTTTACCTCCAAAGAAATCACTTTTGGTATCGGTATAAGACAATTGTGCGTTTCCGGTAAAAGTTAGCCATGAGGCAAGATTAAATGTGGAACTAAGACTAAGATTGGTTACCTGAGTATTCCCTATGTTTCCGGGCATACTGTAATAGACATTGTTTATAATTTCTATGGTTTCCATAATCTGATCGTCAATTTTACTGTACGCAAGAGTAAAATTCAACAAGTTTTTATGTGCGTAAGAAGCTTCAACGGAATTTGTAATGGAAGGCTGCAGATAGGGATTTCCTTTGTAAAATGTCAACTTATCAACCTGAATAACAATAGGGTTAAGATCCTGATAGAATGGCCTGTCAATTCTTTTCCCGTAATTGATTCCTACCGTATTGTTTGCTAAAGAGTCCAGTTTATACGACAGGTATAAGGTTGGAAATAAATTATCGTACTTAGTCGTATTTTTTGTTCTCGGTTTTATTTCGTTTCCTAACTGATCTCCGATAATTTTTACACTTTCATAGCGGAGTCCTAACTGCACAGAAAGTCGGTCTAAGGTTGTATTGGAGCTTACGTATAAAGCTGTTATTTTCTCATTGTATAAGAACTTATTATTCTGATTTAAGTTTGGAGTCGAAATATCATTTACAATATCGAAATACTCACTCTTATTGTTGGTCTTGATATTACTGTATTTGAATCCGGTCTGCAGGTTTGTTTTTTTGGTCAACTGATTGGAATAATCTGCTTTTCCTGAATAAATATACACCTTAGAAGCCGCTCCTCCTACCAGCATGTCGGAATAATTTTTACTTGCATCCGAAAAAATGATCGAATTTTTAAACTCCTGATAGGGAAAAGAATCGTATAGCAAATAATCTAAATTGGCACTCACATCGCTTTTTTCGTTAAGCTTGTGATTAATGTTCAGATTTATTCCGCTGTTTACAGATTTAGCATCTGAGCTGCCCAATGTTTTTACAATAGAATCTGTCGTTTGGTTTCTGTTATAAAGGTAATTCA
It encodes the following:
- a CDS encoding outer membrane beta-barrel protein encodes the protein MKYNYMHLNYIALLCVFVFLGNSVYGQGSKVAGNEIYNQVSTASISGTIIDAENKEPVIFATILLLNEEQGTLVKSELSETKGEFNFKNLKSGNYKIKITHDDYKTFSTGIITIKTDNQKEVLPIELFKITKKESLKEVVILKKKKFVETKIDRTILNVDALESNTGITALELLKKAPGTSISDQGVVSLNGKANATIFIDDRPTYLSGAQLESYLSGLASDNVDKIEIMTNPPAKYEAAGNGGVINIKLKKSKKEGENGSVILGLRQHKFTEYNATFALNKKKENYNIFLNGNAGYKKRFQDLYISRNYTDTGSYSKQENNNVGDAIATNLRFGADYNLSKNTVIGVSADGSIWNGNDLDNSLNYLYNRNQTTDSIVKTLGSSDAKSVNSGINLNINHKLNEKSDVSANLDYLLYDSFPYQEFKNSIIFSDASKNYSDMLVGGAASKVYIYSGKADYSNQLTKKTNLQTGFKYSNIKTNNKSEYFDIVNDISTPNLNQNNKFLYNEKITALYVSSNTTLDRLSVQLGLRYESVKIIGDQLGNEIKPRTKNTTKYDNLFPTLYLSYKLDSLANNTVGINYGKRIDRPFYQDLNPIVIQVDKLTFYKGNPYLQPSITNSVEASYAHKNLLNFTLAYSKIDDQIMETIEIINNVYYSMPGNIGNTQVTNLSLSSTFNLASWLTFTGNAQLSYTDTKSDFFGGKLHTYGYNFRIDPVLQVKLKKDYNIELFGRYVGKAYVAQFTLDPYWFLDVTISKKLSNRSSLKLIGMDIFRTYITKGQINNLVNANADFRTLSNTRQVRLSFTYNFGDKMTTQERENNSIDTEKNRIK